Part of the Kryptolebias marmoratus isolate JLee-2015 linkage group LG20, ASM164957v2, whole genome shotgun sequence genome, aaatttcACTTGGACAATTTTGGGCAAAATTTGTTGAGTTTTTACACGTTTCAGCCTCCAAATTAACAGTTATTTTTGGAGGAGaatcataataataaacatttgaattaCAATAGCCCTTCACAACACTTAGCTGTTCTGacctaattttaataaaaataaaaaagtaaatactggtaaaaaaaaataaataaataaattaattaattaaattaaaaaggctCTATTAATCTTCAGACAGTAAGAAATCtagttaaaaaggttttaaaaggtttaaattgATCATTAAATTGCAATACTCTTTCTGACCAGTAGCAGGCGCTGGAGAGTGAGCACTCAGTGACGCACACTTCAAGAACAGTAAGCCTAATGGGGACTGCAGTACCCCTGTGTGACCACTGGGATCGCATGctgacacactcacacaaacttTGTCTTGAAATGAGGTTCATGGGGACATTCTAAAAAAATGCACAGGGCATGTCTACACACCATTTTCTACTCCGAAATGGGGTTGTGCCGGTGGGGACCTAAACTTGGGTCCCCACGGGTCAACAGGTCCCCACGTGTATGCACTGAGTCAGGCCAAAGTCCTCACGAtggaggaaacacacacacacacacacacacacacacacacacacacacacacacacacacacacacacaacgtgAGACTTTGTGATATCAAATGAGACTGCacagaacattattttcaaggtttgaccaaatcagcgacaaatccatcttttctcaacataaaatgatctcagatCTCTgggcgatatgtattccttcacaCAATGCTTGGTCTTTAATTACTGATGATAAAATGAATCCACAGTCAGATTCCTAACTGTGGGATTTGTTTGTCAGTGCAGGAGAAGTATCTGAGATTCCAAAAGTGTCCTTTTTGTCCAACGAAGCACATTTTATGTAAGTCTCCTCAGCTTGCACAGGTAAATGGGTCCAAAGTTGGCAGCTAAGTGGGGGATGACCATCTCCCCCAGGTGGAGCTCAGGAGCAAAGTGAAAGGTGTTCTTAAACATCTGCACAAGGGGGCGCAGACTCACAACCTAAATGGAGAAATAAcaggaacaagaacaaaaaggcTAAATTAATACTTTGTCAAAGCTGAATTTGTgcccaattaaaaaaaagaaatcttaaagggatattttggctattctgaagtttaattttattattctaTCAGTTATAGACAGCcttttgaacggcctcagtttggagaccaGAGTTTCATTCTGATCAGACtaatgagctaacggctagtccgaacgcaaccaagaccaaagtggactgctgtcatcttaaaactttAACCTTCAACatgcaaactttatttcataaatctttacactaGAGCTGCTtagttgtggaaaaaaactaCTTTAGTCAATATTATAAtcacaattatttaaaacaaccacGCACCGAGTTTGGAAACAATACTTTTACCAAACTTAAATAACCGAATCGCTGTGAGTGGGAAATTTTATTCCAGTTGAAACACCTGAGGTGTGTTTATTGAAACGTAGGCTGCTGGATAAAATaatgaacataaataaataaaatcaacagtATAGTGCATTTCTATTAATTTTTGGGACCTATGAAATCTGcttcttatttttctgaattatatattttataatgtgCCTTGATTTTTTCATATAGAAAGTGTTTTTCTTATatggtttaataaaaattcaaaaattgaAATTGGAAACTGTGCCGAATattgacaaattttaacaaaaatacagtaaaaagtgtttcagttcaaAAGAACATTcaatgatttaataaaaatgcctaaaaatcTGTCTGcatgtaaataataaacttcCAGTTTATGTGAAATAAAGTTCTTCACATGTCTGACATGAGAGTAAAGAAACTTTCCTTTCATTTGTAACATAAAACTGCTCTTCGTATGAACtcaaaaatcactttatttcATAGAAGATGGCACTAAAAGTTACgagtcatgttttgttgacaGACTTTAACTGAACTATAAACATTTCACCTAAATGGACGAAGCTTCAATTTTTTATAGCAGAATATCTGATTCCTCACATTAAGCCTCTCCTGACATGTTTACAGGTGGAAGAGTTTGCTGAAGTGATGACTAAACAcagtcctcctcctctgtttgagCTGATGGTTCATGCCGTCAAACCGGAAAACTGCTTTCCTAAATCCCACGTTTGAGACAAtgattgttctgttttaaacttttaaacacagaaagccCTTTCACAGAGTCAGACTTTTTTAAGATACCTCTGACCGTTCATAAATCAGAACTCGAGCCAGACGTGAGCTGAACCCAAAGAggcatggagcagaactcagccgCAGCAACTTGGAGCGccacacattaaatgtgtgaccgCCGTCTCCCTcgtatcattttcaaaacatgaaaaattatGTCAACCTAGCGATTCTCTTCTTGgttaaccaatttttttttttactacatgCACACTTGCTATATATAATCATCGACCTTCAAAACCTACCAACAAGCTAATGCTGACTTGTCAGACTGGAGCCACTTCCAAAGCATTTTCCATATTAAAAAACTTCAATCTTCAGAATTTTATAGAAATTCAAGCAAATGTTATTATCCAAACCTTTACACTACTGTCTATTTTGGGATACACAAATATTTTGGAAGAACTAAAAATGTGTCCCCAGGCTGCAgtagaagtgctacagctagctgctgtcaCTGTTAGTACTtccatgcttagatctgtttggtttagcttatttagacaattagttatcattgtatcttgcacctgtcattatcatgttctgtaactttgtctgtaattttgttcttgtgctgtaaagcactttgagtcgccttgtgctgaaaagtgctatataaataaatgtacctacctaccaaataaccactgaattcaatgtaaaaaatgtatcatgcaaaactgacaacaatgtaaaggtttatgaaataactttttcatGAAATGCTACAAAAGTTTAGCGATTGTAGCCACTTTAAGAAGGCAGAAAtacactttggtcttagccGTGTtcagattagccgttagctcatcaatcctgcCAGAACTAAACTTCACTtctcaaactgaggtcattcaaaacgctttctacaacaggtgagatattaagtgtttgtaatttttacccatttcaaaatggctgaaatatcTCTTCAAGAagtttaataacaataatttattcacaTGAAGTGAATTGCGGTTTCTTTTTTATATCGGTGCCTCTGGTTCCACTAACCTGAAGGTGGATGTTGTGCTGCTCTTGAGCTAGATGTATGGCTTGTTCCACCAcactctggttctggttcagagaGAGCGTGCATGTGGAATAAACAATCTCCCCCCCAGGACAAGCGGCGATGATTCCTGCTCTACAAGAGTGGGAGATGGATGCTGGTTACATTACAGTTGCACCTAAATAACTGGTTCACTAATAGCGTTGGtgctaaaatgcagttttatctGTCAAACAATGTCATCTTTACGAATTTTCATAGagtcagctttaaaaaatggcaacaaattaTGTGTCTGTGAAAGTCTGCAAGacacaaagccaaaatgttaaATTGGTTTGGATAAGTTGTCTGTAATGTGTCAACAGAACCCTGggtcatcccttgagtttaggagccatTTATGCCTGAATcattcataggtcagagttaagtcacttaacaaaatgcaacaaaaatataCCTGAAAATAGTTGGGTATTAGGACTTGTCTGTAAAAAAGCAAGCAAGCAGCCATACCTTCAGAAATTCTGGAGGACTATTTACCAAGtgtacttggaaaaaaaaaaagatttggcttctagggaaaaaaaggaacagagggTGGCTCAACTTCTGGACATTACTGCTTcaaacattttagtttattacATATTGAAACTAGTTACGATGTGTCATTTACCTCATGACTTTATACGGGAAATTCTATCgacagttttcaaaatatatacagtataaaaatgcatttgttggTGTGTCCAATCCTCTGACTGATTCTGTTTCCACCAAACTTACAGGAGCAACTCCAACTGCAGCTGAGGTAAACTTCGCCTCTCACCGGTCCTGCTCTTATTGAAGATGTTGTTGTCGTCTTCCATGAGTGAATGTCTGTCTGTGGTGCAGGGAACGTCAACAAGGACCTGGACTCAGGTAAACAGGGCAAACAAGGATTAGTAATGCCTGAAACAAGAGAGAAATTCTTTTCTaggaaaatgcagtgtgaacactgagaggtaaaagtaacaaaaccatCCATAAAATTTTAATTAGTAAAATTGTAGACTGAAAATATAGCATAGCAAGACAATAATGGTGCAattatgctgaagtagttatcagagaaaaaggttttcaaaagaaatggaagagatgtcaatgtatttctatggggatttttgttgtaaaactttttgttgtaaaaagtaaataattcaaaaaatataaaaaggtatAAATACTAATACTCTTAAAATACCATTTCACATTGAGCCAAATGTTTCTATATATGATTGGTTAATGTAGGCCAAAATATGTGGAGGTTGTTTGGTTGGAAGACGGTTTAAAGTAGCTTACTCTGTCAAAGGCATTCTTTTCAATTTCTCCCCACATGGTGCCATCAAAGGAAGTGATGCGAAGTGTGTCTTCCGTCAAAAACTGCTTAGGGATGTAGCTCTGGAGGACCTGTTTCAGCCGCTTTGTTCGAGACACTGAGGAGTCATTTGCGCATAAAAaccctgaaacaaacacagcacGGAGGACGACTTGCAGAAAACCGTCAGAAAAAACTTGGAGAACGAGCAAATGACAGCAGCTTACTGATCAGCTGGGTCTGAAGTAAAGCCAGGCTCTTGCCACCTGGAGCAGCACAGAGGTCAAGCACTGTGTCACCATCTTTAACGTCTAGCGCGAGACAAGGCAGCACAGACGCTGCGTCCATCAGGTAATAACCGAACAGGCCGAACTGGTCAGGTCTTAATATGGAAAGAGAGAGCATAGGTTAGATTAGACCTATATTACAACACTTTCAGATTTTGTGAACTTTTCCTCACCTGGCAGGCTTGAACCGTCTGATATCTCCTCTTTGAAACACAAAGCACTGTAAATTTGGGCTATGCTGTAGAGGAGATTCTTGCAGACCATCAGCCTCAGCTTTGGCCATAGAAACATCGCTGGATTCATTTTTAGCCCCACCCTCAAATGATGTCTGGACtgtaaaaaagatgaagaaagtGCAAAAAATCATTggcataaacataaaaaaaatctaaaaacctggtattccttgaaggaatgcatatcagccACCACCTTTGATGCAGGAGTTTTACCCTAAGATCAACTTAAGATGAGATAGGACAGACTTTGTAAATCACagtatgcacaatctcatgcagtattgtaGGATCTCACATAAACTTTTATTCCTTGAAGTGTAATGAATGATGCTCagtgactaccacaccaacttgtAGCTCaaaatacactcctgatcaaaatcttaagaccagtcaaaaaattgcaagaatttgcattttgcactattggatcttaagaaggttctaagtagagcttcacaatgttaaaggaaaaaatccaCATTAGacacaagaacttttgagcggggaattttctgcaaactgcatttacactcNNNNNNNNNNNNNNNNNNNNNNNNNNNNNNNNNNNNNNNNNNNNNNNNNNNNNNNNNNNNNNNNNNNNNNNNNNNNNNNNNNNNNNNNNNNNNNNNNNNNNNNNNNNNNNNNNNNNNNNNNNNNNNNNNNNNNNNNNNNNNNNNNNNNNNNNNNNNNNNNNNNNNNNNNNNNNNNNNNNNNNNNNNNNNNNNNNNNNNNNNNNNNNNNNNNNNNNNNNNNNNNNNNNNNNNNNNNNNNNNNNNNNNNNNNNNNNNNNNNNNNNNNNNNNNNNNNNNNNNNNNNNNNNNNNNNNNNNNNNNNNNNNNNNNNNNNNNNNNNNNNNNNNNNNNNNNNNNNNNNNNNNNNNNNNNNNNNNNNNNNNNNNNNNNNNNNNNNNNNNNNNNNNNNNNNNNNNNNNNNNNNNNNNNNNNNNNNNNNNNNNNNNNNNNNNNNNNNNNNNNNNNNNNNNNNNNNNNNNNNNNNNNNNNNNNNNNNNNNNNNNNNNNNNNNNNNNNNNNNNNNNNNNNNNNNNNNNNNNNNNNNNNNNNNNNNNNNNNNNNNNNNNNNNNNNNNNNNNNNNNNNNNNNNNNNNNNNNNNNNNNNNNNNNNNNNNNNNNNNNNNNNNNNNNNNNNNNNNNNNNNNNNNNNNNNNNNNNNNNNNNNNNNNNNNNNNNNNNNNNNNNNNNNNNNNNNNNNNNNNNNNNNNNNNNNNNNNNNNNNNNNNNNNNNNNNNNNNNNNNNNNNNNNNNNNNNNNNNNNNNNNNNNNNNNNNNNNNNNNNNNNNNNNNNNNNNNNNNNNNNNNNNNNNNNNNNNNNNNNNNNNNNNNNNNNNNNNNNNNNNNNNNNNNNNNNNNNNNNNNNNNNNNNNNNNNNNNNNNNNNNNNNNNNNNNNNNNNNNNNNNNNNNNNNNNNNNNNNNNNNNNNNNNNNNNNNNNNNNNNNNNNNNNNNNNNNNNNNNNNNNNNNNNNNNNNNNNNNNNNNNNNNNNNNNNNNNNNNNNNNNNNNNNNNNNNNNNNNNNNNNNNNNNNNNNNNNNNNNNNNNNNNNNNNNgt contains:
- the nsun4 gene encoding 5-methylcytosine rRNA methyltransferase NSUN4, producing MALFLDRSRFLLRKLKDLRNLTPQRNRVKEKWAATRPKHPPTRLALQHFDATYGTELGSLWPSIRIALLSEKKYGALINVFSSDVSLAELQVQGCRDFINDGVVQTSFEGGAKNESSDVSMAKAEADGLQESPLQHSPNLQCFVFQRGDIRRFKPARPDQFGLFGYYLMDAASVLPCLALDVKDGDTVLDLCAAPGGKSLALLQTQLIRFLCANDSSVSRTKRLKQVLQSYIPKQFLTEDTLRITSFDGTMWGEIEKNAFDRVLVDVPCTTDRHSLMEDDNNIFNKSRTGERRSLPQLQLELLLAGIIAACPGGEIVYSTCTLSLNQNQSVVEQAIHLAQEQHNIHLQVVSLRPLVQMFKNTFHFAPELHLGEMVIPHLAANFGPIYLCKLRRLT